GAGGACAGCTATGGTACACAGGTCCAGAGAACACAGCACCATGGCCTCCTAGTTGAGAGCAAGATGACTTGACTCTTCTCAATCCCTTTCTTCTCACTCTAGGCCGCCAACCACAGGGCCCGCCTTCCCCCAGCATGCCTTAGGCCATTATGTGCAGTGTACCCTCTCTCCAGGAGGCTTCCCCTTCCCTGTCCCCAAAACCCTCCTGTGGCAGAGTAGCAGCCCCCGTTCTCTGTCCTGGACACATCTGTGGCCTTGGCATTTGTCCTCCCAGCAACACTGTGGGGTAGGTCCTACTTTCCCCACGtgactgatgaggaaactgagggttcAGAGAGGTTGAGCCTCATGCTAGTGGCAGAGCCTCTAGAACTGGGGCTCTTCTGTGAAGCAGCAGCTGACACAAAGTAGGGAAGGCCACTCTGGCAGGACGGGGTGGGAAGGGGGGTCAGGGCAGAGGCTCACAGCCCCTGCTTCCCCCAGGTGTTCGGCCTGGACTCCATCATGGGCAACGAGGAcctgtggcccctgctgctgAGCATCATCTTCGTCCCAGCCCTGCTGCAGTGCATCGTGCTGCCCTTCTGCCCCGAGAGCCCCCGCTTCCTGCTCATCAACCGCAATGAGGAGAACCGGGCCAAGAGTGGTACGGGCCgggccctgccctcctccccactccctgagCCCTGGCCTTCTTCCCACTCTGAGCCACCCCCACCTTCCCTCCGGTCCCTCCAGTGCTGAAGAAGCTGCGCGGGACGGCTGACGTGACCCATGACCTGCAGGAGATGAAGGAAGAGAGTCGGCAGATGATGCGGGAGAAGAAGGTCACCATCCTGGAGCTGTTCCGCTCCCCCGCCTACCGCCAGCCCATCCTCATTGCTGTGGTGCTGCAGCTGTCCCAGCAGCTGTCGGGCATCAATGCTGTGAGTGCCCCCACCCACCCTTCCTGTGCCCCAGCCAAGCCCTCTGGTCAAGTGTGCACGGTGAACAAGCCCCAAACTTGAAATAACAGATACGCCTCTGCCAAAGGAGAACCTTCCCTTTAGAACCCAAGCCTGTAAGGACACTGCAGTGCAGTGTCCTTCTGCCTGAGTATTTGTCCCCTTCATTCTTTACTCATCCTGGGTTCCACATGCACTGCTACAGAGGCAGGGAAGGGCCACAATGTCCAGGTAGGCTCCAACAGTTTCTGTTGTCTGGCAGGTCTTCTATTACTCCACGAGCATCTTTGAGAAGGCAGGGGTGCAGCAGCCTGTGTACGCCACCATTGGCTCCGGCATCGTCAACACGGCCTTCACTGTTGTGTCGGTGAGTCTTCGCTTACTGGCTCCCCCAGCCAAGCCCCAGGGAGGAGGCGGTGCCATCTTCCCTGCTGGTCTTTGCAGTGTCCTGTGACTTTCCCGGCTGTTGAGGCGAGGCCTCTGGGTGGGTGGGTTCAGAGGGGCACCAGGCAGGGGTGGCACTGACACTGTCTCTGCCCACAGCTGTTTGTGGTGGAGCGAGCAGGCCGGCGGACCCTGCATCTCATAGGCCTGGCTGGCATGGCAGGTTGTGCCATACTCATGACCATCGCGCTGGCACTGCTGGTGAGTTGCCAGGTTCTGGAGGGTGAGGGATGTGGGGGAGTTCGCCTGGGCTTCAGATCCCAAAATGCCTGTCTCAGCCCCAGGCTGGCAGGCCAGGTGGTGACTGCGCTCTCCCTGGCTGTGGGTTCAACCTTCTGGCTCCTGAAGTTGTCACCTTCCAAACCACACACATCCTCTCTTGAACTTGCTCCTCCCTGCTTGATGGATTCTCAGCACAGCACCTCTGGTCCCAGACCCCAAACTCTCACCTCCTTAAGGAATTACTTTGCCTAATATTAACCCTTTCCAATCTTCATCTGTAGCCTCAATTcatcttcacagcaaccctggGAAGTACTGCTCTCCTCCCCACAGAGGTGCAGAACCACGTCTTGCCTCATTCAGTTCACACGACTAGAGGTGTAGTTCAGTTCTTCCCATTTTATGGGGGAGGAAGCCTAATTCCCAGTGAGGTTAGTAACTTGTCAGATAAAGGATGAAGCCAAGAATCAACCTCAGCCCCAAGCCTGTGACTGTGACCGCTATGCCAACCCTGTGCCTGGCACTCACACACAGGCAGTTGTTTATTCAGCCTCTGGGCAAGGAAAGCACCATGACCATCATTTTACAGCTCAACCTGGGCTTGGAAAGTTTGGTGGTTGCCGAAAGGCCGGACAGGCAGCAAGTGGAAAGACCGTAACTTTTCCACCCGGGCCACCTCAAGGAGAATGGTTATATGAGAACCATATGCTTAGTGCTTACTCTGTACCATCCGGAGCTGGGCACCGCACAAACCTTAGAACCTGaatccaccccacccccaggaaTGTTCTTCTGCATCCTGCCACAGGCAGACTGCACTGCAGGCACAGCCAGGGGACCACGGGGCCTCTTAGCACCCTCCACATGCATACCACATTACCACTCCCAGGGGGTGGGCTcacacttggaaccaacccgcAGGACTTAAGTCATTTTGTTCAGATGAGGAAACGTAGGCCCAACGCTGGATACACAACAAATCCAGGACCAGCCCCAGGCTTCCTGCCTTCTAGCATGGCTCTGCTCTGGGCTGCCTCTGTAGCTTCTGTTTCCCCTGAGGATCCATCACAACCCAGTCTAACTTTTCCCCTTCTTCGTCATCCTCAACAGGAGCAACTACCCTGGATGTCCTATCTGAGCATCGTAGCCATCTTTGGCTTTGTGGCCTTCTTTGAAGTGGGTCCTGGCCCCATTCCATGGTTCATCGTGGCTGAACTCTTCAGCCAGGGTCCACGTCCAGCTGCCATTGCTGTTGCAGGCTTCTCCAACTGGACCTCAAATTTCATTGTGGGCATGTGCTTCCAGTATGTGGAGGTGAGAACCCCACTGTCTCTATACTCACCATTTCTCGCCTGCACGCATGACCCCACAGTGCTGTGCAAAGTGCTGGCCCAGCATTCTCATTAGGAATCATGCTGAGGAGGAAATCGAGGGTAGGAAGCCCAGGTCACATGACCAAGAATGCTGACCTCAACTCCAGGGTTCTCCCCTTAGCCTTGAGTGGTGCTCCTGGAGCCTATTACACGCTAGGTGCAAGCgtgatctcatttaattatgATAGCCTTCCTGGGGAGGTGAATGTTCCCTTTTTCAGCTCAAAGGCCCAAAGGTAAAGTGACTTATCCAAAGTCCTACAGTCAGGATGTAGGGTCATGACTCCAACCAAGCGTGTCTGTATGTCTTTCAGCAACTATGTGGTCCCTACGTCTTCATCATCTTCACTGTGCTCCTGGTTCTGTTCTTCATCTTCACCTACTTCAAAGTTCCCGAGACTAAAGGCCGGACCTTCGATGAGATTGCTTCCGGCTTCCGGCAGGGGGGAGCCAGCCAAAGTGACAAGACACCCGAGGAGCTGTTCCATCCCCTGGGGGCTGATTCCCAAGTGTGAGGCGCCCCAGACCACCAGCCCGGCCTGCTCCCAGCAGCCCTAAGGATCTCTCAGGAGCACAGGCAGCTGGATGAGACTTCCAAACTGACAGATGTCAGCCGAGCCGGGCCTGGGGCTCCTTTCTCCAGCCAGCAATGATGTCCAGAAGAATATTCAGGACTTAACAGCTCCAGGATTTTAACGAAAGCAAGACTGTTGCTCAAATCTATTCAGACAAGCAAcaggttttataatttttttattactgattttgttatttttatatcagCCTGAGTCTCCTCTACCCACATCCCAGGCTTCACCCTGAATGGCTCAGTGCCTGAGGGTGGGGACTATGCCCTGTCCAGACACTTGCCTTCTTCACCAAGCTAATCTGTAGGGCCGGACCTATGTCCTAAGGACACACTAATCGAACTATGAACTACAAGGCTTCTATCCCAGGAGGTGGCTATGGCCACCCCTTCTGCTGGCCTGGATCTCCCCACTCTAGGGGTCAGGCTCCATTAGGATTTGCCCATTCCCATCTCTTCCTACCCAACCactcaaattaatttttccttACCTGAGACCAGTTGGGAGCACTGGAgtgcagggaggagaggggaagggccAGTCTGGGCTGCCGGGTTCTAGTCTCCTTTGCACTGAGGGCCACACTGTCACCATGAGAAGAGGGCCTGTGGGAGCCTGCAAACTCACTGCTCAAGAAGACACGGAGACTCCTGCCCTGTTGTGTATAGATgcaagatatttatatatattttttggttgtCAATATTAAATACAGACACTAAGTTATAGTATATCTGGACAAGCCAACTTGTAAATACACCACCTCACTCCTGTTACTTACCTAAACAGATATAAATGGCTGGTTTTTAGAAACATGGTT
This region of Macaca fascicularis isolate 582-1 chromosome 1, T2T-MFA8v1.1 genomic DNA includes:
- the SLC2A1 gene encoding solute carrier family 2, facilitated glucose transporter member 1; amino-acid sequence: MEPSSKKLTGRLMLAVGGAVLGSLQFGYNTGVINAPQKVIEEFYNQTWIHRYGERILPTTLTTLWSLSVAIFSVGGMIGSFSVGLFVNRFGRRNSMLMMNLLAFVSAVLMGFSKLGKSFEMLILGRFIIGVYCGLTTGFVPMYVGEVSPTALRGALGTLHQLGIVVGILIAQVFGLDSIMGNEDLWPLLLSIIFVPALLQCIVLPFCPESPRFLLINRNEENRAKSVLKKLRGTADVTHDLQEMKEESRQMMREKKVTILELFRSPAYRQPILIAVVLQLSQQLSGINAVFYYSTSIFEKAGVQQPVYATIGSGIVNTAFTVVSLFVVERAGRRTLHLIGLAGMAGCAILMTIALALLEQLPWMSYLSIVAIFGFVAFFEVGPGPIPWFIVAELFSQGPRPAAIAVAGFSNWTSNFIVGMCFQYVEQLCGPYVFIIFTVLLVLFFIFTYFKVPETKGRTFDEIASGFRQGGASQSDKTPEELFHPLGADSQV